From Oryza brachyantha chromosome 9, ObraRS2, whole genome shotgun sequence, a single genomic window includes:
- the LOC102721016 gene encoding isoamylase 3, chloroplastic: MDSVGINRAPLGSAAAAAVSARLRPARRAIAPVNRAAAIAFGDASGLTACSEKFGRFGFGRSITSRAQSGNAGRSMTEERECTMADTEMPLKYSSGKAFPLGVSQVEGTLNFAIFSQHASSVILWLKLPGRGTEDEKDVVEFVLDRQRNKTGDIWHVLVEGLPASGVLYGYRVDGPQGWDQGHRFDNSAILLDPYAKLVSGRKYFGIAEEESTQSFGTYDFDSSPFDWGDNYQLPNLPETDLVIYEMNVRAFTADESSGLDSAVRGSYLGVIDKIPHLLELGVNAVELLPVFEYDELEFKRYPNPRDHMVNTWGYSTINFFAPMSRYASAGGGPVAASKELKQMVKELHNAGIEVILDVVYNHTNEADDANPYMTSFRGIDNKVYYMLDLKKNAELLNFSGCGNTLNCNHPVVKELILDSLRHWVEEYHIDGFRFDLASVLCRGPDGCPLDAPPLIKEIAKDAVLSRCKIIAEPWDCGGLYLVGHFPNWDRWAEWNGQYRDDIRRFIKGDPGMKGVFASRVSGSADLFQVNNRKPHHSVNFVIAHDGFTLYDLVSYNFKHNDANGEGGRDGCNDNFSWNCGVEGETNDLNVLSLRSRQMKNFHVALMISQGTPMMLMGDEYGHTRYGNNNSYGHDTCINHFQWEQLEQRDGHFRFFSEMIKFRHSNPILRRDSFLNKNDVTWHEGCWENQESKFLAFTVHDHNSSGDIYLAFNAHDFFVDAVIPPPPHHKCWNRVVDTNLESPNDIVPEGVPFKGSKYRIAPFSSILLKANP; the protein is encoded by the exons ATGGATTCCGTTGGTATAAATCGCGCCCCGCTGGgttccgccgctgccgccgctgtgTCAGCCCGTTTGCGCCCTGCTCGTCGCGCCATTGCGCCCGTGAACCG TGCGGCGGCAATCGCCTTCGGCGACGCGTCTGGGCTTACAGCGTGTTCTGAAAAG TTTGGGCGATTTGGATTTGGACGAAGCATCACGTCGCGAGCTCAGAGCGGGAACGCTGGGAGAAGCATGACCGAG GAAAGAGAATGTACAATGGCTGATACTGAAATGCCGTTGAAATATTCATCTGGTAAAGCCTTTCCATTAGGAGTGTCTCAAGTTGAaggcacgcttaacttcgcaATTTTCTCTCAGCATGCTTCTTCTGTCATTCTCTGGTTAAAGCTTCCTGGGAG GGGAACTGAAGATGAGAAAGATGTTGTTGAGTTTGTTTTAGACCGGCAGAGGAACAAAACTGGAGATATATGGCATGTGTTAGTGGAG GGCTTGCCTGCTTCAGGTGTTCTTTATGGGTATCGTGTTGATGGCCCTCAAGGATGGGACCAAGGCCATAGATTTGATAACAGTGCTATTCTTCTGGACCCCTATGCAAAATTAGTTTCTGGTCGAAAATACTTTGGAATTGCTGAAGAGGAGTCAACTCAGTCATTTGGAACATATGATTTTGATAGCTCTCCTTTTGACTGGGGCGATAACTACCAGCTTCCGAATTTGCCTGAG ACAGATCTAGTCATATATGAAATGAATGTCCGTGCTTTCACTGCCGATGAGTCTAGTGGTCTTGATTCAGCTGTTCGTGGAAGCTATCTTGGTGTCATTGATAAA ATCCCTCATTTGCTGGAACTTGGCGTTAATGCAGTGGAACTACTTCCTGTTTTTGAGTATGATGAGCTCGAATTCAAGAGGTACCCCAACCCAAGGGACCACATG GTCAATACATGGGGCTATTCTACGATAAACTTTTTTGCACCCATGAGTCGTTATGCTAGCGCTGGTGGTGGACCAGTGGCTGCTTCCAAAGAGCTCAAGCAGATGGTCAAAGAATTGCATAATGCTGGCATAGAG GTTATTCTGGATGTTGTTTACAACCATACAAATGAGGCCGATGATGCTAACCCATATATGACTTCTTTTCGTGGCATTGATAACAAG GTCTATTATATGTtagatctgaaaaaaaatgctgaacTACTGAACTTCTCAGGCTGCG GGAATACACTGAACTGCAATCATCCTGTTGTCAAGGAGCTCATACTTGACAGCTTAAGACACTG GGTTGAGGAGTATCACATCGATGGATTTCGATTTGATCTTGCAAGCGTTCTTTGTCGTGGACCAGATGGCTGCCCTCTTGATGCACCTCCACTCATCaag GAAATTGCTAAAGATGCTGTATTGTCTAGATGCAAGATCATTGCTGAACCTTGGGATTGCGGCGGCCTTTATCTTGTAGGGCATTTCCCTAACTGGGACAG GTGGGCTGAATGGAATGGGCAGTACAGAGATGATATTCGAAGATTTATTAAG GGTGACCCTGGTATGAAGGGGGTGTTTGCAAGTCGTGTGTCTGGATCTGCCGATCTCTTTCAG GTGAATAATCGGAAGCCTCACCATAGTGTAAATTTTGTGATTGCACATGATGGATTTACATTATATGACCTTGTTTCATACAACTTCAAG CACAATGATGCTAATGGAGAAGGTGGCCGTGATGGATGCAATGACAACTTTAGCTGGAACTGTGGTGTTGAAG GGGAAACAAATGATCTGAATGTTTTAAGTCTGCGTTCAAGACAAATGAAGAACTTCCATGTAGCTTTAATGATTTCTCAG GGCACCCCAATGATGCTGATGGGCGATGAATATGGTCATACACGTTATGGAAACAACAATAGCTATGGACATGATACTTGCATCAATCATTTCCAGTGGGAACAG TTGGAACAAAGAGATGGCCATTTCAGGTTTTTCTCAGAGATGATAAAGTTTCGTCACAGCAACCCAATACTCCGACGAGACAGTTTTCTTAATAAA AATGATGTCACCTGGCACGAGGGTTGTTGGGAGAACCAGGAAAGCAAATTTTTGGCATTCAC AGTACATGATCACAACTCCAGTGGAGACATCTATTTGGCATTCAATGCGCATGATTTTTTTGTGGACGCTGTAATACCCCCGCCACCGCACCATAAATGTTGGAATCGCGTG GTGGATACCAACCTGGAATCACCGAATGATATAGTACCAGAAGGGGTGCCATTTAAAGGATCAAAATACAGAATTGCTCCATTCTCTTCCATTCTGCTTAAGGCAAATCCTTAG